From Coturnix japonica isolate 7356 chromosome 3, Coturnix japonica 2.1, whole genome shotgun sequence, the proteins below share one genomic window:
- the LOC107310887 gene encoding ankyrin repeat domain-containing protein 9-like isoform X1, whose protein sequence is MASNQASMQDDQSRHCKFLSYMFYQAVRDHKPVWMLEDMRTMEYFYWEENASLRTYSPSEALLYAVVHNHLPYAQYLLSHFPEEALKVPGEHFCYCPSSAPHLAMAVTYDRRDILGLIIKIAHKLPSLNSYINRTGCFHLEDGKTPLHLACELLRSETVLILLGNGASPRIEDSKGLTPLDVILEQMWDSKVNMATKKLCLDYLLLFMPNPQFKMQKVLQDHPEHWTALLGEEKFNSLVGNTPASLYLQAMQTILQTLPPSHFPKSIQELPIPQALKPLPSYGKKQSTKNVGKKKSSI, encoded by the exons ATGGCCAGCAACCAGGCCAGCATGCAGGATGATCAGAGCAGGCACTGCAAGTTCTTATCCTATATGTTCTACCAGGCTGTGAGAGATCACAAGCCTGTGTGGATGCTGGAAGACATGAGAACTATGGAGTATTTTTACTGGGAGGAGAATGCCAGCCTAAGAACGTACTCACCTTCAGAAGCCCTTCTCTACGCAGTAGTGCATAACCACCTGCCTTATGCTCAGTATCTGCTGTCTCATTTTCCAGAGGAGGCTCTCAAGGTACCCGGAGAACACTTCTGCTATTGTCCATCCTCTGCTCCTCACTTGGCCATGGCGGTCACATACGACAGGAGAGATATCTTGGGGCTGATCATCAAAATTGCGCACAAGCTCCCCAGCTTAAACTCGTACATCAACAGGACTGGTTGCTTTCATCTGGAAGATGGGAAAACCCCCTTGCACCTCGCCTGTGAACTGCTGAGGTCAGAGACAGTCCTCATCCTCCTCGGCAACGGAGCTTCTCCCAGGATAGAGGACAGTAAAGGGCTTACCCCCCTGGATGTCATCCTGGAACAGATGTGGGACTCCAAAGTCAACATGGCAACAAAGAAGCTCTGCCTTGACTACCTCTTGCTCTTCATGCCCAACCCACAATTTAAGATGCAGAAAGTTCTACAGGATCATCCAGAACACTGGACAGCTTtgctgggagaagagaaatTCAACAGCCTGGTGGGGAACACGCCTGCTTCTTTATATCTGCAAGCTATGCAAACTATTCTCCAGACTCTGCCTCCATCCCACTTTCCTAAAAGCATCCAGGAACTACCTATACCTCAGGCACTAAAGCCCTTACCATCCTATGGCAAAAAGCAATCGACAAAAAATGTG ggaaaaaaaaaatcttccatatAA
- the LOC107310887 gene encoding ankyrin repeat domain-containing protein 9-like isoform X2, translated as MASNQASMQDDQSRHCKFLSYMFYQAVRDHKPVWMLEDMRTMEYFYWEENASLRTYSPSEALLYAVVHNHLPYAQYLLSHFPEEALKVPGEHFCYCPSSAPHLAMAVTYDRRDILGLIIKIAHKLPSLNSYINRTGCFHLEDGKTPLHLACELLRSETVLILLGNGASPRIEDSKGLTPLDVILEQMWDSKVNMATKKLCLDYLLLFMPNPQFKMQKVLQDHPEHWTALLGEEKFNSLVGNTPASLYLQAMQTILQTLPPSHFPKSIQELPIPQALKPLPSYGKKQSTKNVHH; from the exons ATGGCCAGCAACCAGGCCAGCATGCAGGATGATCAGAGCAGGCACTGCAAGTTCTTATCCTATATGTTCTACCAGGCTGTGAGAGATCACAAGCCTGTGTGGATGCTGGAAGACATGAGAACTATGGAGTATTTTTACTGGGAGGAGAATGCCAGCCTAAGAACGTACTCACCTTCAGAAGCCCTTCTCTACGCAGTAGTGCATAACCACCTGCCTTATGCTCAGTATCTGCTGTCTCATTTTCCAGAGGAGGCTCTCAAGGTACCCGGAGAACACTTCTGCTATTGTCCATCCTCTGCTCCTCACTTGGCCATGGCGGTCACATACGACAGGAGAGATATCTTGGGGCTGATCATCAAAATTGCGCACAAGCTCCCCAGCTTAAACTCGTACATCAACAGGACTGGTTGCTTTCATCTGGAAGATGGGAAAACCCCCTTGCACCTCGCCTGTGAACTGCTGAGGTCAGAGACAGTCCTCATCCTCCTCGGCAACGGAGCTTCTCCCAGGATAGAGGACAGTAAAGGGCTTACCCCCCTGGATGTCATCCTGGAACAGATGTGGGACTCCAAAGTCAACATGGCAACAAAGAAGCTCTGCCTTGACTACCTCTTGCTCTTCATGCCCAACCCACAATTTAAGATGCAGAAAGTTCTACAGGATCATCCAGAACACTGGACAGCTTtgctgggagaagagaaatTCAACAGCCTGGTGGGGAACACGCCTGCTTCTTTATATCTGCAAGCTATGCAAACTATTCTCCAGACTCTGCCTCCATCCCACTTTCCTAAAAGCATCCAGGAACTACCTATACCTCAGGCACTAAAGCCCTTACCATCCTATGGCAAAAAGCAATCGACAAAAAATGTG cacCATTAG